The Thalassotalea nanhaiensis genome has a window encoding:
- the rlmD gene encoding 23S rRNA (uracil(1939)-C(5))-methyltransferase RlmD, with protein sequence MVNFYKPKAVKKNINQQLTVEINSLDMNGDGVSRQGKKTIFVEFALPGETVEAKVTQEKSKFLRANTKKVLVAANNRVTPLCKHFYQCGGCDLQHLDYDGQLAFKQQKINDLFRRNSNIEQLPWQSALHTDIWHYRRKARIGVQYNKLNKAIVGFRQKSSNVITPIKRCPVLAETFANEFSDFAALINSFSSKQAISHIEVITAEVSVVIFRQVRTLSVEDKQKLLNFNLHKPYQIALQQDDGLHFLEPQSSNYLSYKVSGCELQFTTTDFVQVNINLNAEMVNQAMQWLALDVNDNVLDLFCGLGNFSLPIAKQVNSVIGVEGVQDMVERATMNAQTNQLTNCQFYQADLNAEKSDWPWLNSNSENAINKIVLDPARAGAYNAVKNIVELEVNTVLYISCDAATMARDAKVLLDNGYTLDKISLMDMFSHTRHVETMALFTRV encoded by the coding sequence ATGGTTAATTTTTATAAACCTAAAGCGGTAAAAAAAAATATAAATCAACAGTTAACGGTTGAAATCAATAGCCTCGATATGAATGGTGACGGCGTTTCACGCCAGGGAAAAAAAACTATTTTTGTTGAATTTGCACTGCCTGGTGAAACCGTTGAAGCTAAGGTAACACAAGAAAAATCGAAATTTTTGCGTGCGAATACAAAAAAGGTATTAGTTGCGGCAAATAATCGAGTTACACCTCTTTGTAAACACTTTTATCAATGTGGGGGTTGTGACTTACAGCATTTGGACTATGACGGCCAACTAGCTTTTAAGCAGCAAAAGATTAATGATTTATTTCGTAGAAACAGTAATATTGAGCAATTGCCATGGCAATCTGCACTCCATACTGATATTTGGCACTATCGCCGTAAGGCAAGAATTGGAGTGCAATACAATAAATTAAACAAAGCCATTGTCGGTTTCCGTCAAAAAAGCTCTAATGTAATAACACCAATAAAACGCTGTCCGGTGCTTGCTGAGACATTTGCCAATGAGTTTTCTGATTTCGCTGCATTGATAAATAGCTTTAGTAGCAAACAAGCTATTTCACACATTGAAGTTATTACTGCTGAAGTATCAGTGGTCATTTTCAGGCAAGTTAGAACGTTAAGTGTTGAAGATAAACAAAAGTTGCTCAACTTTAATTTGCACAAACCTTATCAAATAGCGCTGCAACAAGATGATGGTTTACATTTCCTCGAACCACAAAGCAGTAATTACTTAAGTTACAAAGTAAGTGGATGTGAATTACAATTTACTACTACTGATTTTGTACAAGTTAATATAAATTTAAATGCTGAAATGGTTAATCAGGCAATGCAATGGCTAGCACTTGATGTGAACGATAATGTTCTCGATTTGTTTTGTGGCCTTGGTAATTTCAGTTTGCCAATTGCCAAGCAAGTTAATTCTGTTATTGGCGTCGAAGGTGTACAGGATATGGTTGAACGAGCGACAATGAATGCTCAAACTAACCAGTTAACAAATTGTCAATTTTACCAAGCAGACTTAAATGCAGAAAAGAGCGATTGGCCTTGGCTAAATAGCAATAGTGAAAATGCCATTAACAAAATCGTATTAGATCCCGCTCGGGCCGGAGCATATAATGCAGTAAAAAATATTGTAGAACTAGAGGTAAACACTGTACTTTATATTTCTTGTGATGCTGCAACTATGGCAAGAGATGCCAAAGTACTGCTTGATAATGGCTATACGCTAGACAAGATAAGCTTAATGGACATGTTTAGTCACACTAGGCATGTTGAAACAATGGCATTGTTTACTCGCGTGTAG
- the relA gene encoding GTP diphosphokinase, whose amino-acid sequence MVSVRKSHQLSAENFDTWLAELDLNEQKYNSLEELWAKLHVHFSKNLMCQQKALEMVEILVGLNMDKDSLSAAMIVPLIEADIICLDVVEETYGKAIYTLVKGVNQMDAIRSLQQPNGVHLGSGQVDNIRKMLLSMVEDVRAVVIKLAERVCNLRYVKTADEESRVLAAKESANIYAPLANRLGIGQLKWELEDISFRYLHPNTYKKIAKLLDDKRLVREEYMTNFVANIQRQLDQLNIKGIVYGRPKHIYSIWKKMKQKSLDFDQLFDVRAIRIVVDELQDCYGALGVVHTSWKHLASEFDDYVATPKPNGYQSIHTVVLGPEGKSVEVQIRTQQMHDDAELGVAAHWRYKEGNASGKAGSFDEKINWLRKLLQWQEDVSASEELVDELRNEVFEDRIYVFTPNGDVIDMPNGATPLDFAYYIHSNVGHCCIGAKVAGRIVPFTYKLKTGEQLEILTSKKPNPSRDWLNPGLGYINTTRARAKVQAFFKHLDKDKHIQSGKETLELELQRHDLIDVDFNPILKRFNVNNLKDLYAVIGSGQVKVLQVVHQLQFQLDKLKPAAEVDPKMVIRQQSEKHQVDSNGITVSGVGNLLTHMAKCCQPVPGDNIQGFITQGRGISVHRGDCDQLQNSLKQSPERQVDVQWGDKIQQNYQVAIQITAGDRQGLLRDVTTIIANEKVNVLDMSSRMDNKHRIYIMQFKLELASTQVLERLVSKIDQLDDVIAVKRFHS is encoded by the coding sequence ATGGTTTCAGTGAGGAAATCTCACCAGCTTAGCGCCGAAAACTTTGATACTTGGTTGGCAGAGTTAGATCTTAACGAACAAAAATACAATTCGTTGGAAGAGTTGTGGGCTAAGTTACACGTTCATTTCAGTAAAAATTTAATGTGTCAGCAAAAAGCCTTAGAAATGGTAGAGATTTTAGTTGGTTTGAACATGGATAAGGATTCATTATCTGCTGCCATGATTGTACCTTTAATCGAAGCTGACATCATTTGTTTGGATGTTGTCGAAGAAACCTATGGCAAAGCAATTTACACCTTGGTAAAAGGTGTAAATCAAATGGATGCTATTCGTAGTTTACAGCAACCTAACGGCGTTCATTTAGGCAGTGGTCAAGTTGATAATATTCGTAAAATGTTACTCTCAATGGTTGAGGATGTTCGTGCGGTCGTAATTAAGCTTGCAGAACGAGTATGCAATTTGCGTTATGTTAAAACTGCGGATGAAGAAAGCAGAGTTTTAGCCGCTAAAGAAAGCGCGAATATCTACGCTCCTCTGGCTAACCGGTTAGGAATAGGTCAATTGAAGTGGGAACTCGAAGATATATCTTTTCGCTATTTGCACCCTAATACCTATAAAAAAATCGCAAAGTTACTTGATGATAAACGACTTGTTCGCGAAGAGTACATGACTAACTTTGTGGCCAATATTCAGCGACAATTAGACCAGTTAAATATCAAAGGTATTGTTTACGGTCGGCCTAAACATATCTACAGTATCTGGAAAAAAATGAAACAGAAATCATTAGACTTTGATCAGCTGTTTGATGTTAGAGCAATTCGTATTGTTGTTGATGAATTGCAAGATTGTTACGGTGCTCTTGGTGTTGTCCATACAAGTTGGAAGCATTTGGCCAGCGAATTTGATGATTATGTTGCTACTCCTAAACCGAATGGTTATCAATCTATACATACTGTTGTGCTTGGTCCTGAAGGAAAGTCGGTAGAAGTACAAATACGTACACAACAGATGCATGATGATGCTGAATTAGGTGTTGCCGCACATTGGCGTTATAAAGAAGGTAATGCGAGTGGTAAAGCAGGTAGTTTTGATGAAAAAATAAATTGGCTACGAAAACTGCTGCAATGGCAAGAAGATGTGTCGGCGTCAGAAGAGCTGGTTGATGAACTTCGTAATGAAGTGTTTGAAGACAGAATTTATGTTTTTACACCCAATGGTGATGTAATCGATATGCCAAATGGTGCAACACCATTGGATTTTGCTTATTACATACACTCTAATGTTGGGCATTGTTGTATTGGTGCTAAAGTTGCAGGCAGAATTGTTCCATTTACCTATAAATTAAAAACAGGTGAACAATTAGAGATCTTAACCAGTAAAAAGCCAAATCCGAGCCGAGATTGGTTAAACCCTGGGTTAGGTTATATAAACACCACAAGAGCTCGCGCTAAAGTACAAGCTTTTTTTAAGCATTTAGATAAAGATAAACACATACAAAGCGGCAAAGAAACCTTAGAGCTTGAATTACAACGTCATGATCTTATTGATGTTGATTTTAATCCAATTTTAAAACGTTTTAATGTTAATAATCTAAAAGATTTGTATGCAGTAATTGGTAGTGGTCAAGTTAAGGTTTTACAGGTCGTACATCAATTGCAGTTTCAACTTGATAAGTTAAAACCCGCAGCTGAAGTCGACCCTAAAATGGTGATCCGTCAGCAGTCTGAAAAACATCAGGTTGATAGCAATGGTATTACCGTTTCTGGAGTGGGTAACCTACTTACGCACATGGCTAAATGTTGTCAGCCAGTACCAGGGGATAATATTCAAGGATTTATTACCCAAGGGCGAGGCATTTCCGTACACAGAGGCGACTGTGATCAGCTGCAAAACTCATTGAAACAATCTCCAGAGCGTCAGGTAGATGTGCAATGGGGTGATAAAATTCAACAAAATTATCAGGTTGCAATTCAAATTACTGCAGGTGATAGACAAGGTTTGCTACGCGATGTTACAACCATTATCGCCAATGAAAAAGTTAATGTGTTGGATATGTCATCTCGCATGGATAATAAGCATCGTATTTACATTATGCAATTTAAATTAGAGCTTGCCAGCACCCAAGTGTTGGAGCGACTTGTGAGTAAAATTGACCAACTTGATGATGTAATAGCGGTGAAGCGGTTCCACAGTTAA
- the mazG gene encoding nucleoside triphosphate pyrophosphohydrolase has translation MLKSPGSIEKLIWIMAQLRDPVKGCPWDLKQSFQSIVPYTLEEAFEVAEAIENHDFDELEKELGDLLFQVVFYAQLGVEEQKFNFSDVVNAICEKLIRRHPHVFAHSTLLSEQEIKANWENEKAKERAQKAHLKDDQISILDDIPKALPALSQAAKIQKRCSHVGFDWDNIEDVLAKVKEEVLEVEDELLAAHVNDDLVAEEIGDLLFAVVNLARHAKQDPEQLLRQASRKFTKRFNFIEQYHFDNNLDIKQSTLMQLEDLWLQAKTRK, from the coding sequence ATGCTAAAAAGCCCAGGGTCAATTGAAAAGTTAATTTGGATCATGGCCCAGCTCAGAGATCCCGTTAAAGGTTGCCCTTGGGATCTTAAACAAAGCTTTCAATCTATAGTACCTTATACTCTAGAAGAGGCATTTGAGGTTGCTGAAGCAATTGAGAATCATGATTTTGATGAACTTGAAAAGGAACTTGGCGACTTACTCTTTCAAGTGGTTTTTTATGCCCAATTAGGCGTAGAAGAACAAAAGTTTAATTTTTCTGATGTGGTTAATGCCATTTGTGAAAAGCTCATTCGACGCCATCCGCATGTGTTTGCTCATTCAACGCTTTTATCGGAACAAGAAATAAAAGCTAACTGGGAGAATGAAAAAGCAAAAGAGCGTGCTCAAAAAGCTCATCTTAAAGATGATCAAATTTCTATTTTAGACGATATACCTAAAGCGTTGCCTGCTTTATCTCAAGCGGCAAAAATTCAAAAGCGTTGCTCCCATGTCGGCTTTGATTGGGATAACATTGAAGACGTATTAGCCAAGGTTAAAGAAGAAGTGCTGGAAGTAGAAGATGAGCTTTTAGCCGCGCACGTAAATGATGATTTAGTTGCTGAGGAAATTGGCGATTTGTTATTTGCTGTGGTTAACTTGGCTCGTCATGCAAAACAAGATCCGGAACAACTACTGCGTCAAGCAAGCCGCAAATTTACCAAACGATTTAACTTTATTGAACAATATCATTTTGATAATAACCTTGATATTAAGCAATCAACTTTGATGCAGCTGGAAGACTTATGGCTGCAGGCGAAAACTAGGAAGTAA
- a CDS encoding secondary thiamine-phosphate synthase enzyme YjbQ has product MWHQQQIMLNAKSRGFHLIDEEINGQLPQIKKVETGLLHLFLQHTSASLTINENADPTVRGDLERHFNKFVPENAPYYQHDYEGPDDMPAHIKSSILGCQITVPICNGQLAMGTWQGIFLCEHRDHASSRRIIATINGK; this is encoded by the coding sequence ATGTGGCACCAACAACAAATAATGCTTAATGCAAAAAGCCGGGGCTTTCATTTAATTGATGAAGAAATAAATGGCCAGTTACCACAAATTAAAAAAGTAGAAACTGGTTTGCTACATTTATTCTTACAGCACACTTCAGCATCGCTAACAATAAACGAAAATGCTGACCCAACAGTGCGCGGCGATTTAGAAAGGCACTTCAACAAATTTGTTCCTGAAAATGCCCCTTATTATCAACACGATTATGAGGGGCCTGACGATATGCCTGCCCATATAAAGTCATCTATTCTAGGCTGTCAAATAACTGTCCCTATTTGCAATGGCCAGTTAGCAATGGGCACATGGCAAGGTATTTTCTTATGCGAGCATCGTGATCATGCCTCTTCGCGTAGAATAATAGCCACCATTAATGGCAAATAA
- the acpS gene encoding holo-ACP synthase, with product MSVVGIGNDIVEISRIANMADKARARLALRVLTPREHAHYLTLKQPERFLAKRWAGKEAAAKALGRGIADGISFQHFDIVSLSTGQPTLEISGRALEVAKTLNANSWHISLSDEQEYALAFVVLSN from the coding sequence ATGTCGGTAGTAGGGATCGGTAACGATATTGTTGAAATCAGCCGTATAGCAAATATGGCTGACAAAGCACGCGCACGTTTAGCGTTAAGAGTACTAACTCCGCGAGAACATGCGCATTACCTTACGTTAAAGCAACCCGAAAGATTTCTTGCGAAACGTTGGGCCGGCAAAGAGGCTGCTGCGAAAGCCTTGGGACGCGGTATTGCCGATGGTATTTCTTTTCAGCACTTCGATATTGTAAGTTTATCCACAGGTCAGCCGACACTTGAAATATCAGGTCGAGCACTAGAAGTCGCCAAAACCCTGAACGCTAATTCATGGCACATCAGCTTGTCTGATGAACAAGAATATGCGTTAGCCTTTGTTGTTTTATCTAATTAG
- the pdxJ gene encoding pyridoxine 5'-phosphate synthase, with translation MSDILLGVNVDHIATLRQARGTTYPDPAHAASVAEHAGADGITIHLREDRRHINDRDVTVMAETIQSRMNLEMAVTNEMLDIACRTKPVFCCLVPEKREELTTEGGLDVAGQMDKISDAVERLSEANILVSLFIDADPIQIEAAKASGAPFIEIHTGHYADAATEDEQLKELARLTDGIKYAHSLGLKVNAGHGLNYFNVKPIAAIEEIIELNIGHAIIARAAIDGLDKAVRDMKRLMVEARESAKNKN, from the coding sequence ATGAGTGATATTTTATTAGGTGTGAATGTTGACCATATTGCAACATTACGCCAGGCGCGTGGCACAACCTATCCTGATCCTGCCCATGCAGCATCGGTTGCTGAACATGCTGGAGCTGACGGTATCACCATACACTTGCGTGAAGACCGTCGCCATATCAATGATCGTGACGTTACTGTTATGGCCGAAACCATTCAATCTAGAATGAATCTTGAAATGGCTGTCACTAATGAAATGCTAGATATCGCTTGTCGCACAAAACCAGTGTTTTGTTGCTTGGTTCCTGAGAAACGTGAAGAGCTCACCACTGAAGGTGGCTTAGATGTAGCTGGACAGATGGATAAAATTTCTGATGCTGTAGAACGTTTGTCAGAAGCGAATATTTTAGTCAGTCTATTTATTGATGCCGACCCTATTCAAATTGAAGCGGCAAAAGCATCTGGCGCGCCTTTCATTGAAATTCATACTGGCCATTATGCCGATGCTGCTACTGAAGATGAGCAATTAAAAGAATTAGCACGCTTAACTGACGGCATAAAATATGCCCACAGTTTAGGCTTAAAGGTTAATGCTGGACACGGATTGAATTACTTCAACGTAAAACCAATTGCCGCGATTGAAGAAATTATTGAGCTGAATATTGGCCATGCAATTATTGCTCGTGCAGCCATTGATGGTCTAGATAAAGCCGTACGTGATATGAAGCGTTTAATGGTTGAAGCTAGAGAATCAGCTAAAAACAAAAACTAA
- the barA gene encoding two-component sensor histidine kinase BarA, with product MVKITIKDWVILFAVLPTVIISTLLGIYFALTRVEEVNQTLINRGIHIAQTMSVTAVDFLKKEDIEGLETYHDYIYGTNSERVLSLLLFDSSNINLYSNNITNNFLDYKLDNDFLLIKPMTRETAGTFIVYTPVIVTDYTQSEEKRKPKYHGYFVIEISKAETLFDKQMLVLVVLSAVFFAVFLSSNFANRLVLIISGPVKEMNDIVLQIRQGVLGARMDEEFEGELDILRIGINNMAQAIEDYQLDLELNIEQATRDLRTALEQFEVQNVQLDLAKKKAQDANRVKSEFLANMSHELRTPLNGVIGFTRQVLKTPLTETQREYLGTIDNSANNLLSIINDILDFSKLDSGRMAIEHIPFGFRESVDEVITLVSASAHSKNLELSLNINPHLPNSLIGDSLRVKQVLINLLGNAIKFTNQGFIKVDVDYSIEESSDVLISLIVTDTGIGISSKQEETLFEAFSQADKSITRLYGGTGLGLVIAKRLANEMAGDITFTSQPHKGSSFTFTFKTELNQLPVDNIIEPFELEHKSILYIEKHVHSREATETILKHWNMQITAVENISQLSESQLKQQFDYALVGQQVTTTNITDIQNLIGRLSEISAKIIIAINSNSLSLKDTFIKSGAQSCITKPITHKNLKNAMLQNNTLIEFASIDSPLTVNHKFPLSVLAVDDNEANLKLIESLLNQKVTNVKIAKDGREALDLCCKEKFDLILMDIQMPVMDGITAMNKIKEDSLNVETCITAVTAHALPGERERFIREGFDAYLAKPIDESLLENILLDHSGIEKISPIKNKKLELLTDNKEQLPNNFNGIYDWELSLSRSANKIDLALEMFTMLIQSLPEMKVALQNNVRLEDITTTGTLVHKLNGACCYVGVPRLERIVKSIEAQIKQHASLETLEPEFFELFDEMDAVLDNSDQYLENIQAIY from the coding sequence ATGGTAAAAATAACTATCAAGGACTGGGTTATTTTATTTGCTGTTCTCCCGACAGTAATAATTAGCACACTTTTAGGTATTTATTTTGCTCTAACTCGAGTTGAAGAAGTAAATCAAACTTTAATTAATCGGGGCATCCATATTGCTCAAACGATGTCAGTAACGGCAGTAGATTTTCTTAAAAAAGAAGATATTGAAGGATTAGAGACTTACCACGACTATATCTATGGAACAAATTCAGAACGCGTTCTTAGTTTGCTTTTATTTGATTCTTCAAATATTAATTTGTATAGCAATAACATCACCAACAATTTCCTTGATTACAAACTAGATAATGACTTTTTGCTCATTAAACCAATGACACGAGAAACAGCTGGTACTTTTATTGTATACACCCCTGTTATTGTGACAGATTACACACAAAGTGAAGAAAAACGAAAACCCAAATATCACGGCTATTTTGTTATAGAAATCAGCAAAGCTGAAACCCTTTTCGACAAACAAATGCTTGTTCTAGTTGTGCTTTCGGCTGTCTTTTTTGCCGTATTCTTATCATCTAATTTTGCGAATAGATTAGTATTAATCATTTCCGGCCCGGTCAAAGAAATGAACGATATTGTATTACAAATCCGTCAAGGCGTTCTCGGCGCTCGTATGGATGAAGAGTTTGAAGGTGAATTAGATATATTACGAATTGGTATTAATAATATGGCGCAAGCTATTGAAGATTATCAATTAGATTTAGAATTAAACATAGAACAAGCGACAAGGGATTTACGAACGGCTTTAGAACAATTTGAAGTTCAAAACGTTCAATTAGATCTCGCTAAGAAAAAAGCCCAAGATGCAAACAGAGTAAAATCTGAATTTTTGGCGAATATGAGCCACGAGTTGCGCACGCCACTTAACGGTGTTATCGGTTTTACCAGACAAGTATTAAAAACTCCATTAACTGAAACTCAACGCGAGTACCTAGGAACGATAGATAATTCTGCGAATAACTTACTTTCAATAATTAACGACATTCTTGATTTCTCTAAGCTAGACTCAGGCCGAATGGCAATTGAGCATATTCCATTTGGTTTTAGAGAAAGCGTCGATGAAGTCATCACTTTAGTGTCAGCTTCTGCTCATAGTAAAAACCTCGAGTTATCATTAAATATAAACCCACATTTACCAAACTCATTAATAGGCGATTCATTAAGGGTAAAACAAGTGCTGATCAACTTATTGGGTAATGCGATTAAATTTACTAACCAAGGGTTTATTAAAGTAGATGTGGACTACTCTATCGAAGAAAGTTCAGATGTTCTTATTTCATTAATCGTCACTGATACAGGCATAGGCATTAGTAGTAAGCAAGAAGAAACCTTGTTTGAAGCATTTTCACAAGCAGACAAAAGTATTACCCGTTTATATGGTGGTACAGGGTTAGGCTTGGTTATAGCTAAACGGTTAGCAAATGAAATGGCAGGTGACATCACTTTTACCAGCCAACCCCACAAAGGATCTAGTTTTACCTTTACGTTCAAAACTGAACTTAACCAATTGCCCGTTGATAATATTATTGAACCATTTGAGCTTGAACATAAATCAATCTTATATATTGAGAAACATGTCCATAGTAGGGAAGCTACCGAGACCATTTTAAAACATTGGAATATGCAGATCACGGCTGTGGAAAATATTTCACAATTAAGCGAGTCTCAGTTAAAGCAGCAGTTCGATTACGCATTAGTCGGGCAACAAGTGACAACGACGAATATAACTGACATTCAAAATCTTATTGGGCGTTTATCTGAGATATCTGCAAAAATAATCATCGCTATTAACAGTAACTCTTTAAGCCTAAAAGACACGTTTATAAAGTCAGGTGCACAATCTTGTATAACCAAACCAATTACTCATAAAAACTTGAAAAATGCCATGTTGCAGAATAACACTCTAATTGAATTTGCATCGATAGACAGCCCCTTAACCGTCAACCATAAGTTCCCTTTATCGGTACTCGCTGTTGATGATAATGAGGCAAATTTAAAACTCATCGAAAGTTTACTCAACCAAAAAGTAACTAACGTTAAAATAGCGAAAGATGGTCGTGAAGCATTAGATTTATGTTGTAAGGAAAAATTCGATTTAATTTTAATGGATATTCAAATGCCGGTAATGGATGGGATAACCGCAATGAATAAAATTAAAGAAGATTCATTAAATGTAGAAACGTGTATAACGGCAGTTACTGCTCACGCATTACCAGGTGAAAGAGAGAGATTTATCAGAGAAGGTTTTGATGCCTATTTAGCCAAACCTATTGATGAATCACTGCTGGAAAATATCCTTTTAGATCATTCTGGTATTGAAAAAATCTCCCCTATTAAAAATAAAAAACTTGAACTCTTAACTGACAATAAAGAGCAGCTGCCTAATAACTTTAACGGTATTTATGACTGGGAATTATCATTAAGTCGCTCAGCGAACAAAATTGATTTAGCCTTAGAAATGTTTACTATGTTAATTCAATCATTACCAGAAATGAAAGTCGCGTTACAAAATAACGTTCGTTTGGAAGATATAACGACAACAGGTACCTTAGTCCATAAACTCAATGGAGCGTGTTGTTATGTGGGCGTACCTAGACTTGAACGAATTGTTAAAAGCATTGAAGCACAAATTAAACAGCACGCATCTTTAGAAACTCTTGAACCTGAATTTTTCGAATTATTTGACGAAATGGATGCTGTTTTAGACAATTCAGATCAATACCTAGAAAATATTCAGGCAATTTATTAA
- a CDS encoding glycosyltransferase produces MKKVLVIGYVWPEPNSSAAGTHMMSILRLYKQQGWQVEFATPAQKTEHMIDLDSENISSQTISLNCDSFDAYISALQPDIVMFDRFMMEEQFGWRVEKNCPSALKILDTEDLQCLRHARHQALKANKELDHSFLFNDLAKREIAAILRCDISLIISSFEMDLLINTFNVDEQLLHHLPFMVELNKLPQNTLAFSERKNFMTIGNFRHAPNWDAVLYLQSIWPLIKKQLPDAELHIYGSYPPPKATALNNPKTGFIIKGWCEDALAVMEQARVCLAPIRFGAGIKGKLLDAMIMQTPNVTTSVGSEGMHKGNPWPGVISDDINNFADAAVDLYNNEQTWQTAQNNAHSLLNSIYDSAALGESLINKIADTEQSLLAHRLNNFTGAMLKHHSMASTKYMSQWIAAKNLNQE; encoded by the coding sequence ATGAAAAAAGTATTAGTCATCGGTTATGTTTGGCCTGAGCCAAATTCATCGGCTGCAGGCACTCATATGATGTCAATTTTGCGTTTGTATAAACAGCAAGGTTGGCAGGTTGAGTTTGCTACGCCTGCTCAAAAAACTGAGCATATGATTGATTTAGACAGTGAAAATATTTCTAGTCAAACCATTAGCCTAAACTGTGACTCTTTTGATGCCTACATTAGCGCTTTGCAACCTGATATTGTGATGTTTGATCGTTTTATGATGGAAGAACAGTTCGGTTGGCGAGTTGAAAAGAATTGCCCTTCGGCATTGAAAATATTAGACACTGAAGACTTACAATGTTTACGGCACGCTCGCCATCAAGCGCTCAAAGCAAACAAAGAATTAGATCATTCATTTCTATTTAATGATTTAGCCAAGCGTGAAATTGCAGCAATTTTGCGTTGTGATATTTCATTGATAATTTCTAGTTTTGAAATGGATTTGTTGATCAATACCTTTAACGTTGATGAGCAATTATTACATCATTTGCCGTTTATGGTTGAATTGAACAAGCTGCCACAAAATACATTAGCCTTTAGTGAACGTAAAAATTTCATGACTATTGGTAATTTTCGCCATGCGCCAAATTGGGATGCTGTTCTTTATTTACAATCCATTTGGCCATTGATCAAAAAGCAATTACCAGACGCTGAGCTGCATATTTATGGTTCTTATCCTCCTCCTAAAGCAACAGCGTTAAACAACCCTAAAACCGGCTTTATTATTAAAGGTTGGTGTGAGGACGCATTAGCAGTAATGGAGCAAGCTCGTGTTTGTCTAGCACCTATACGATTTGGTGCTGGTATCAAAGGTAAGCTTTTAGATGCAATGATAATGCAAACACCTAATGTTACCACGTCTGTCGGTAGTGAGGGTATGCATAAAGGTAATCCATGGCCTGGTGTTATTAGCGATGATATTAATAACTTTGCTGATGCCGCTGTTGATTTATATAACAACGAACAAACATGGCAAACCGCTCAAAATAATGCTCATAGCTTGCTTAACTCTATATACGATAGCGCAGCACTGGGTGAATCGTTAATTAATAAAATTGCAGATACTGAACAATCGTTATTAGCTCATCGCTTAAATAACTTCACTGGCGCGATGTTAAAGCACCACTCCATGGCGAGCACCAAATATATGTCACAATGGATTGCGGCTAAAAATTTGAATCAAGAATAG